TTATTCATCCAATCAATATTGGCGTTATAAAAATTAGGAGAATAGATGACAGGTATACAGACATTATAGAATGCTTCAGCATTATAAGTCTTTGCTACATCAATCCATGCTCTGCCAATATCATGTAGCCAAGCATTCGTACTTGCAGCTGTATTAAATAAAAGTAACTTATTAATATAGTCCTGATGTTTGACAGCAAATTGAATTGCTACCTCTCCACCATAGGAGATTCCTAATAGATTTACTTTATCAAGGTCTAATACCTTAATCAAACTAAGTACAACCTCTACTTGAATGTCTTGCTTATAATCTTGGTTTGTCAACTTTGACGAAGCTCCTTGATCAAGAAAATCAACCAAAATGACTTGATTCTCTAAAGAGAGTGGCTTAATAAATGGAGCCCAACTCTTAGTCGACATCATAATTCCATTTAATATAAGAAGCGGAGGATTATCTTTTATTTCTCCATGTACTTCATAATAGATTTCATTTTCCTTAAATTTAAAAGTAGGCATTAATGCTCACCAATCCTATTCATAAATTAAACCAAGTTTAAGTGCCTGTTCTTTTAGTTCTTCT
The window above is part of the Haloplasma contractile SSD-17B genome. Proteins encoded here:
- a CDS encoding alpha/beta fold hydrolase, which codes for MPTFKFKENEIYYEVHGEIKDNPPLLILNGIMMSTKSWAPFIKPLSLENQVILVDFLDQGASSKLTNQDYKQDIQVEVVLSLIKVLDLDKVNLLGISYGGEVAIQFAVKHQDYINKLLLFNTAASTNAWLHDIGRAWIDVAKTYNAEAFYNVCIPVIYSPNFYNANIDWMNNRRELLKEAFNKSFLDAMVRLIKSAEGYDQSSEINTIYVPTLIAGAEQDYLTPLGEQEYLYQNIKQSNFVKIPECGHASMYEQPDVFISLVKGFINAGPSVKIV